In Terriglobia bacterium, one DNA window encodes the following:
- a CDS encoding carbohydrate-binding family 9-like protein, with translation VMEIRSRWTQDNLYLLFICAFDFLYLKPDPNPAQETNRLWNWDVAEAFIGDDFKDINRYKEFEVSPHGEWVDLDIDRDKSGGSPEGWRWNSGFKVKARIDNARKIWYAEMRIPFQSISRNPAMPGLQLRINFFRTQGSGPNRLLLNWRPTHARSFHVPAAFGLLQLAPEAQ, from the coding sequence GTCATGGAAATCCGTTCGCGTTGGACACAGGACAATCTCTATCTCTTGTTCATTTGCGCCTTTGATTTTCTTTATCTAAAGCCGGATCCTAATCCCGCTCAGGAAACGAATCGTCTTTGGAATTGGGATGTTGCGGAAGCTTTCATTGGCGACGATTTCAAAGACATCAATCGTTATAAAGAATTCGAGGTGTCTCCCCACGGCGAATGGGTTGACTTGGATATCGACCGGGACAAATCCGGCGGCTCACCCGAGGGGTGGCGCTGGAATTCAGGCTTCAAGGTGAAAGCCCGGATCGATAATGCTAGGAAGATCTGGTATGCAGAAATGCGCATTCCCTTTCAATCGATTTCTCGGAATCCCGCTATGCCTGGACTGCAACTCCGAATCAACTTCTTTAGAACGCAGGGAAGTGGGCCAAATCGTCTACTGCTGAATTGGCGTCCCACCCATGCGCGGTCGTTTCATGTGCCGGCTGCCTTCGGCCTACTTCAACTTGCGCCAGAAGCTCAGTAG